One genomic region from Cataglyphis hispanica isolate Lineage 1 chromosome 11, ULB_Chis1_1.0, whole genome shotgun sequence encodes:
- the LOC126852823 gene encoding eukaryotic translation initiation factor 4 gamma 3-like isoform X5, which produces MSSLMGSEFHGNYSAQPGGQVGGSAASNVGVPTGRGPPPLGGIQSIGQSAAGIPSGGPAGGQAPSQAPTPGVQSQPPQGPAPTTTPPVHTPSPQEMGKQAHLQTQPASLQQVYVPAQNRAASQGYYQTGPRPQQPRGINHRGGQSASGTPVVGMTGVGGGGGQPPALYPHHGLPVQAGAMYISQSQVHGLHTGPHQQSVYPMNNQIHQIHQFSGPPQRHQPHQNPSFYHPSFSPQIITQPAPMFGHYAAAPQHGYYYATSNTMNLGRPSTSAVSGGAQHVTNPLASAQGAPVVPQGTLQQPTQTAQPLPTMGIPLQQAGWNSNFNSLDVYAGHNGGATNANSATRSRKPRGQNAILDIVNPITGKNISDEIYKDNETTQSGESSNRETPQPQNNGAEVIADFAARVAKAATEESDSVSTSAPETAPNTTQTTAQTSLSNVHNTNSANDANSQCNTGPPMPTQSIAGAGAGKTVSTIGSQLLGTSSNVGQIEPNTAKTTESKALQLPVKEFQPRSEVKSVTIEESPVVPSVVAVANKDPVSVQLTAPTANTETATVTAEITEPEAVGSAAAGVGIGPEPTKPVNASSSNVIQASIAPYWSNVNPTQELPKPSATASSANLVPTRDPFPNLSKATSNSPPRRKLNATELPSNTKEQKERKTREKSLGSRGTTPTPVQAAEHHHHHQKANGDAAGDKTETEAHPRNEIQQKSTDGKAMQKQKSKNKLKPRELNRKGAEKEGTDMDAFVNNTVSTAKTTEPKQDNKEQHVPAPRDSNKEPAREISKDIKEKDNYESKKEILPVHSVKAEKLAPAEVPKESAPVQMLPQSVDKLSTSKESSPKKEDNVKSNTQFDDVVDHAFIEENAESVEPVVLDPLVAQKNEENFKASAFHASNDEKPATIVTPTITEKKQQEVKTPSSNASPNEVSATPRQPSLKYDYKKDQWSPTNLSGKKIYDRDFLMKLQFEPNSRIKPPNLPNLQAVLKDSLQNAHNSVDLRAFKDANMTRHDSLMPGFAKANMSTRPPPTSRKSDRGKPKPNKPNVIHVSLSLREDVKLREAENAWRPTRLNPTNLTEEQTKTEALYKKVRSVLNKLTPQKFNTLVEQVRSLEIDTPERLQGVINLVFEKAVDEPSFSVEYALMCKELGMMEVAGSNNQDSSVNFKKLIITRCQKEFEKNPIDDVERKRKLKEIEEITDPEKKKMMLLEFEEEERRVRVKSVGNIRFIGELYKQQILTSKIMHRCIRHLLDQNDEDNLECLCKLLTTIGKDLESKSSPNNANDDMQEYFNRMQEIVTRSAQNKEGPGNVKISSRIRFMLQDVIDLRANKWIPRRNENNPKTIDEIQKEAESERLDMQVNSTSLNPSRKDDRNNDRKRNRGPGGGPSDDGWSQPVGRVRPATYSVETAKLKIKTPPMDDMQLGNRASYLWRSRLEIPSNSNSKTITNTNKFACLDNMPNLDQDKKMPPLPLSGSRSTGPRESSRDYRSYDGRNSRNGTHQSSMAGPSRESHSLLDNSQNRNVSMLPPVLKSASESGAISRKPSMSEEEFVKTHNSIISHYFEEQIVENTVLEIQQKFDNATFVKFTRECINYVLEKSSIERELISKLLSHLLRRNILHVECFKSGLEEVLEIVDDLVIDIPKIWTYLAEILSHPIQDEAVSLYQMKSIFVSLRNKSRESKNQSFVGKFIGELLTKVSHNKGGRWVADKWDQAGLKLNSLINPEDVEKITTEYNLEFLSGDYNSAKGSATTDQLSLEQVQENLTRLMKENTSFDEICSWITANVGNRDKDPKFIRHLMTAILETTLERHHGTWKLNLDTFASLQTLIQRYVDANELLELQCLYAIQRYIKKIEFPPGTLVPIMNRLWMDNVISSDAFLTWHKKTPEGADVEGHSVSIVALTSFFTDLQEPDDNSSVEELSTSANQDC; this is translated from the exons GATCGGAGTTTCATGGAAATTACAGCGCCCAACCAGGGGGCCAGGTGGGTGGAAGTGCAGCGAGTAATGTAGGAGTACCTACGGGTAGAGGGCCGCCGCCGCTGGGCGGTATACAGTCGATAGGACAATCCGCAGCGGGTATACCGTCGGGAGGTCCCGCCGGAGGGCAAGCACCTTCGCAAGCACCGACACCGGGAGTGCAATCACAACCGCCGCAAGGTCCGGCACCTACCACGACACCGCCTGTCCATACACCGTCACCTCAGGAAATGGGAAAGCAGGCCCATTTACAGACGCAACCGGCGTCTTTACAACAAGTTTATGTGCCGGCGCAGAATAGGGCGGCGTCTCAG GGCTATTATCAAACGGGTCCAAGGCCGCAACAACCGCGTGGTATTAATCATAGAGGTGGCCAGAGCGCTAGTGGAACACCAGTAGTCGGGATGACTGGAGTAGGTGGAGGCGGAGGGCAACCGCCTGCGTTATATCCACATCATGGTTTACCGGTGCAGGCTGGTGCGATGTATATAAGTCAGAGTCAAGTCCACGGGCTTCATACGGGACCTCATCAACAATCGGTGTATCCCATGAATAATCAAATACATCAGATTCATCAG TTTTCTGGTCCACCACAAAGGCATCAGCCACATCAAAATCCGTCGTTTTATCATCCGTCGTTTTCACCTCAAATTATAACGCAACCAGCCCCTATGTTTGGACATTATGCGGCCGCCCCTCAGCACGGCT ATTATTACGCAACGTCAAATACAATGAATTTGGGTAGGCCGAGTACAAGTGCAGTCAGCGGTGGAGCGCAACATGTTACAAATCCACTGGCCAGTGCTCAAGGTGCTCCAGTTGTACCACAAGGTACGCTTCAGCAACCTACTCAAACAGCTCAACCTCTGCCTACAATGGGTATACCTCTCCAGCAAGCTG GTTGGAATTCTAACTTTAATTCTTTAGACGTGTACGCGGGACATAATGGTGGTGCGACAAATGCTAACAGTGCTACTAGGTCTCGGAAACCTAGAGGACAGAACGCCATTTTGGACATAGTAAATCCAATAACGGGCAAAAATATAAGCGACGAAATTTATAAGGATAACGAAACTACGCAAAGTGGTGAATCCAGTAATCGTGAAACGCCACAACCACAG AATAATGGTGCGGAGGTGATAGCCGATTTCGCGGCTCGCGTCGCGAAAGCCGCGACCGAGGAGTCGGACTCGGTATCGACGAGCGCGCCCGAAACGGCGCCTAACACAACTCAAACAACGGCGCAAACGTCGTTATCGAACGTTCATAATACCAATTCCGCTAATGACGCGAATAGTCAATGTAATACTGGTCCGCCTATGCCCACGCAAAGCATAGCCGGCGCTGGCGCTGGCAAAACTGTATCTACGATAGGTAGTCAATTGCTAGGTACTAGTAGTAATGTGGGGCAAATAGAACCCAACACGGCCAAAACGACGGAGTCGAAAGCGTTGCAACTCCCCGTGAAGGAGTTCCAGCCTAGGAGCGAAGTAAAGAGCGTGACGATCGAGGAATCGCCCGTCGTTCCCTCGGTGGTAGCCGTCGCGAATAAAGATCCTGTTTCCGTGCAGCTTACCGCGCCGACTGCTAACACTGAAACAGCGACAGTGACGGCTGAGATCACCGAACCCGAGGCCGTCGGGTCCGCGGCTGCTGGAGTCGGCATTGGACCAGAGCCTACTAAGCCTGTCAACGCTTCCTCGTCCAATGTAATACAGGCATCGATCGCTCCGTATTGGAGTAACGTTAATCCTACCCAGGAACTCCCGAAACCGTCCGCCACTGCCTCGAGTGCTAATCTCGTTCCTACCAGGGATCCATTCCCTAACTTATCCAAGGCTACGTCGAATTCACCGCCGAGGAGGAAACTTAACGCCACCGAGCTGCCTTCGAATACCAAAGAgcaaaaggagagaaagaccCGGGAGAAGAGTCTCGGCTCTCGCGGTACCACTCCTACGCCCGTTCAAGCGGCGGAGcatcaccatcatcatcaaAAGGCGAACGGCGACGCAGCCGGCGACAAAACCGAAACGGAGGCGCATCCCAGAAATGAGATTCAGCAGAAATCCACGGACG gtAAAGCTATGCAGAAGCaaaagagcaaaaataaattgaaacctCGCGAGCTGAACCGGAAGGGAGCGGAGAAAGAAGGCACGGATATGGATGCCTTCGTAAATAATACCGTATCGACGGCAAAAACGACAGAACCCAAGCAAGACAACAAGGAGCAACATGTTCCGGCCCCGAGAGACAGTAATAAGGAGCCCGCTAGAGAGATCAGCAAAGATATCAAGGAGAAGGACAATTATGAATCCAAGAAGGAGATTCTGCCTGTTCACTCCGTAAAAGCTGAGAAACTCGCGCCTGCCGAGGTGCCTAAGGAAAGCGCTCCCGTACAAATGCTGCCTCAAAGTGTAGACAAATTGTCGACTAGCAAAGAATCTTCCCCGAAAAAGGAAGATAACGTCAAATCGAACACACAGTTCGATGATGTAGTCGACCATGCGTTTATCGAGGAGAACGCGGAATCAGTGGAACCGGTGGTCTTGGATCCGTTGGTCGCGCAGAAAAATGAAGAGAACTTCAAGGCCTCGGCATTCCACGCGTCAAATGATGAAAAGCCGGCAACGATAGTAACACCAACGATTACGGAGAAGAAACAGCAAGAAGTCAAGACTCCTAGCAGTAACGCGTCTCCGAACGAAGTTTCCGCCACGCCCAGACAGCCGTCGCTCAAATATGACTATAAAAAGGACCAATGGAGTCCCACAAATTTAAGCGGCAAGAAGATCTATGACcgcgattttttaatgaagctTCAATTTGAGCCCAACAGCCGGATCAAGCCGCCTAACCTCCCTAATTTACAAGCCGTTCTGAAGGATAGTTTACAG AATGCGCATAATTCCGTGGATTTGAGAGCGTTTAAGGATGCAAACATGACCAGGCATGACTCATTGATGCCAGGATTTGCGAAAGCAAATATGAGCACGCGACCG CCACCAACAAGTCGTAAGAGCGATCGGGGCAAACCAAAGCCAAACAAACCAAATGTTATTCACGTTTCTTTATCGCTCAGAGAAGACGTGAAACTGAGAGAAGCGGAAAATGCGTGGAGACCGACCAGATTAAATCCAACCAATCTCACTGAAGAGCAGACAAAGACAGAAGCTCTCTACAAGAAAGTACGAAGTGTATTGAATAAGCTCACTCCACAAAAGTTCAACACGTTAGTTGAACAGGTTCGGAGTTTAGAGATTGATACACCGGAGCGTCTGCAAGGAGTCATCaacttagtttttgaaaaagcTGTCGATGAACCCAGCTTCTCCGTGGAATATGCGTTAATGTGCAAAGAATTGGGTATGATGGAAGTTGCGGGATCCAATAATCAGGATAGTTCCGTCAACTTTAAGAAACTCATTATCACACGTTGCCAAAAAGAGTTTGAGAAAAATCCGATTGACGATGTCGAGAGGAAAAGGAAACTCAAGGAAATCGAAGAAATCACGGATCCT gagaagaaaaagatgatGCTCTTGGAATTTGAAGAGGAAGAACGTCGTGTACGTGTAAAATCCGTAGGAAATATTCG GTTTATTGGAGAATTATACAAACAACAAATTTTGACTAGTAAAATCATGCACCGCTGTATCCGTCATTTATTAGATCAGAATGATGAGGATAATTTGGAGTGCTTATGCAAGTTGCTAACAACTATTGGTAAAGACTTGGAATCGAAATCATCACCCAACAATGCTAATGAC GACatgcaagaatattttaatagaatgcaAGAAATTGTTACCCGAAGCGCACAGAATAAAGAAGGACCgggaaatgtaaaaattagttCGAGGATCCGTTTTATGCTTCAAGATGTTATAGATTTAAGAGCAAACAAATGGATTCCGAGAAGAAATGAGAACAATCCCAAAACAATAGATGAAATTCAAAAAGAAGCAGAATCCGAAAGACTAGATATGCAAGTCAATAGCACTTCGTTAAACCCATCACGAAAAGATGATCGTAATAATGACAGGAAAAGAAATC GTGGACCAGGTGGTGGACCTAGTGATGATGGTTGGAGTCAACCAGTAGGAAGAGTAAGACCCGCGACATATTCGGTGGAAAcggcaaaattgaaaattaaaact ccACCGATGGACGATATGCAACTTGGCAACAGGGCATCTTATCTATGGAGATCCCGGCTGGAGATCCCGTCCAATTCCAATTCCAAGACAATAacaaacacaaataaatttgccTGCTTGGACAATATGCCGAATTTGGACCAAGATAAAAAGATGCCACCATTACCACTCTCTGG GTCAAGATCAACAGGTCCAAGGGAAAGTAGTCGCGACTATAGATCTTATg acggTAGGAATTCTCGGAACGGCACTCATCAGTCAAGCATGGCAGGACCGAGTAGAGAAAGTCATTCATTACTTGACAACTCGCAAAACCGAAATGTGTCCATGCTTCCGCCTGTATTAAAATCCGCATCAGAATCTGGCGCAATTAGCCGTAAGCCTTCGATGTCGGAAGAAGAATTCGTAAAAACTCACAACTCCATAATAAGTCATTACTTTGAAGAACAAATTGTAGAA AACACGGTACTAGAAATCCAGCAAAAGTTCGATAATGCAACATTCGTCAAGTTTACCCGCGAATGTATTAATTACGTTTTGGAAAAATCATCTATCGAACGAGAGTTGATCTCCAAACTTTTATCCCATCTGCTTAGACGAAATATTCTGCATGTAGAATGCTTCAAGAGCGG ATTGGAAGAAGTGTTGGAAATAGTGGACGATCTAGTTATCGATATACCGAAAATCTGGACATACCTAGCGGAAATATTAT CGCATCCTATTCAAGACGAAGCCGTTTCTCTGTATCAAATGAAGAGCATATTTGTAAGCTTGAGAAACAAAAGCAGAGAATCAAAGAATCAGAGCTTCGTAGGAAAATTTATCGGCGAACTTCTAACAAAAGTATCTCACAACAAAGGGGGTAGATGGGTCGCCGATAAATGGGATCAAGCTGGACTTAAACTGAATAGCTTGATTAACCCAGAGGATGTCGAAAAGATCACCACGGAATAC AATTTGGAGTTCCTATCTGGTGATTATAATAGTGCCAAAGGGTCCGCTACAACTGATCAGCTCTCATTAGAACAGGTTCAAGAAAATCTTACAAGacttatgaaagaaaatacttCGTTCGATGAAATTTGCAGTTGGATAACT GCAAATGTTGGTAATAGAGATAAGGATCCCAAATTTATAAGACATTTAATGACTGCCATTTTAGAAACTACATTAG AACGACATCACGGTACGTGGAAACTAAATCTGGATACTTTTGCGAGTTTGCAAACTTTGATTCAACGATACGTCGATGCGAACGAATTATTAGAATTGCAATGTCTTTATGCaattcaaagatatattaagaaaatcgaGTTTCCACCAG GCACTCTCGTTCCCATTATGAATCGATTATGGATGGACAATGTGATATCCAGTGACGCGTTTCTGACGTGGCATAAAAAGACTCCGGAAGGAGCAGATGTCGAAGGTCATAGCGTTTCAATTGTCGCACTTACGTCGTTTTTCACTGACTTGCAAGAACCCGACGATAATTCTAGTGTCGAAGAATTATCAACTAGTGCGAATCAGGACTGTTGA